The genomic DNA TCGTAGGCCGCGCCGCCGACCAGCGCCGTTTCCATCTCGAAAGAGAGGTCGAGCGCGTCGAGCACGCGGATGGCTTCGGCCACGATTTCGGTGCCGATGCCGTCGCCCGGGAGAACTGCGATTTTCATGATTGGGTCTGAGGTTTTTTGAAAAAGGAAATGCGGTCGATCACGAGATCATCGTGTGCGCGAGCCAGGGCTTCTGCGCCAGCCGCTCGGCCTCGAAGGCCTTGATCTTGTCCTTGTGGCGCAGCGTCAGGCCGATGTCGTCCAGGCCGTTGATCAGGCAGTACTTGCGGAAGGCCTGCACGTCGAACGCGAACTCGCTGCCATCGGGCTTCACGACCACCTGGCGTTCCAGGTCGATGGTGAGCGTGTAGCCGGGGAAGGCGAAGGTCTCATCGAACAGCTGCGCCACCTGGGCCTCGGGCAGCACGATCGGCAGCAGGCCGTTCTTGAAGCTGTTGTTGAAGAAGATGTCGGCATAGCTCGGCGCGATGATCGCGCGGAAACCGTACTGGTCGAGCGCCCACGGCGCATGCTCGCGCGACGAGCCGCAGCCGAAGTTCTTGCGCGCCAAAAGGATCGAGGCGCCGGCGTAGCGCGGCTGGTTCAGCACGAAGTCGGGGTTCGGCTTGCGGCTGGCCGGGTCCTGGCCCGGAAAGCCGGCGTCCAGGTAGCGCCATTCGTCGAACAGGTTCTGGCCGAAGCCGGTGCGCTTGATCGACTTGAGGAACTGCTTCGGAATGATCGCGTCGGTGTCGACGTTCTCGCGGTCCATGGGGGCCACGAGGCCCTTGTGCACGGTGAATTTCTGCATGTGTTGCTCCAGATCCGGATCAGGCGAAGGTGCGCACGTCGACGAAGTGGCCGTGCACCGCGGCCGCGGCGGCCATGGCCGGGCTCACGAGGTGGGTGCGGCCGCCGGCACCCTGGCGGCCTTCGAAGTTGCGGTTGCTGGTGGAGGCGCAGCGCTCGCCGGGCTCCAGGCGGTCGGCGTTCATGGCCAGGCACATCGAGCAGCCGGGCTCGCGCCATTCGAAGCCCGCGGCCTTGAAGATCAGGTCGAGTCCTTCGCGCTCGGCCTGCTCCTTCACCACGCCCGACCCGGGCACCACCAGCGCGAGCTTGACGTTCTTGGCCACTTTCTGGCCCAGCTTCTTCACCACGGCGGCGGCTTCGCGCATGTCCTCGATGCGGCTGTTGGTGCACGAGCCGATGAACACCTTGTCGACGAAGATGTCGTTCATCGCCTTGTTCGGCTCCAGGCCCATGTAGACCAGCGCGCGCTCGATGGCGCTGCGCTTGCTGGCGTCCTTTTCCTTGTCGGGATCGGGCACGCGGCCGTTGATGTCGACCACCATCTCGGGCGAGGTGCCCCAGGTGACCTGCGGCTGGATCTGCGTGGCGTCGAGTTCGACCACGGCGTCGAACGTGGCACCGGGGTCGGACTGCAGCGTGCGCCAGTAGGCCACGGCCTGGTCCCACTCCACGCCCGTGGGTGCAAGCGGCCGGCCCTTGACGTAGCTGATGGTCTTCTCGTCGACCGCCACCAACCCGGCGCGCGCGCCGGCTTCGATGGCCATGTTGCAGACCGTCATGCGGCCTTCCATGCTCAGGTCGCGGATCGCCGAGCCCGCGAACTCGATCGTGTAGCCCGTGCCGCCGGCCGTGCCGATCTTGCCGATGATGGCCAGCACGATGTCCTTGGCGGTGCAGCCGAAGGGCAGCTTGCCCTCGACCTTCACGAGCATGTTCTTCGCCTTCTTGCCGAGCAGCGTCTGCGTGGCCATGACGTGCTCGACCTCGCTGGTGCCGATGCCGTGCGCGAGCGCGCCGAAGGCGCCGTGGGTGGAGGTGTGCGAGTCGCCGCAGACCACGGTCATGCCGGGCAGCGTGGCGCCCGATTCGGGCCCGATCACGTGCACGATGCCCTGGCGCTTGCTCAGGAACGGAAAGAACGCGGCGGCGCCGAATTCCGCGATGTTCTTGTCGAGCGTGGTGACCTGCTCCTTGCTGGTCGGGTCGGCGATGCCTTCATAGCCGCGCTCCCAGCCGGTGGTCGGCGTGTTGTGGTCGGCCGTGGCCACCACCGAGCTGATGCGCCACAGCTTGCGGCCGGCCACGCGCAGGCCCTCGAAGGCCTGCGGGCTGGTGACTTCGTGCACCAGATGGCGGTCGATGTAGAGGATCGCGGTGCCGTCTTCCTCGGTGTGGACGACGTGTTCGTCCCAGATCTTGTCGTAGAGCGTGCGTGCCATGTCGTTCTCTTCTCTTGTCTTTCGTGGGGAGGTGGATTGTCTTGCGTTCTAGGCGGCGAGCGGCTCGGCGGCATCGTGGGCGGCCGTGGGCGTGTGCAGATGGTTGACCAGCGTGCGCGCGGCCACCGGCAGGGTGGAGAAGTCGCGCGCCACCAGGCGGATCTCGCGCCGGGACCAGGCGTCGTTCAGCGCCACGCTGCGCAGGCGGCTGCCGATGCCTGCCTGCAGCAGTTCGAAGGCGCGCTGCGGCATCACGCCGATGCCCAGCCCGTTGTCGATCATGCGGCACATCGCGTCGAGCCCGGTCACGTGGATGCGCAGCTTGACGCTGCGGCCCGCCTCGAGCGCGGCCTGGTGCATGGCCACGTAGATCGAGCTGTTGGTGTGCAGGCCGACATGGTCGAAATCGAGCGAGGCGGCGAAATCGATCGGCCCCTGCGTGGCCAGCGGGTGCCCGGCGGGCGCGATCAGCACGAGCCGGTCGTGGCGGTAGGGCAGCGTCTGCAGCTCGTTGGTGCCGTCGGGAATGTGGCAGATGCCGAGGTCGGCGGCGCCTTCCTGGACCGCGCGCACCACTTCGTTGCTCAGGTGCTCCTCGAGGTCGATCTTGATCGCATCGTGCTCGCGCGTGAAGGCGCCGAGGTCTTCCGGCAGAAACTGCACGATGGCCGAGATGTTGGCATGCACGCGCACATGGCCGCGCACGCCCTCGGCGTATTCGCTGAGCTCGCCCTGCATCTTCTCGAGGCTGTAGAGCACCGAGCGCGCATGGTGCAGCAGGCTTTCGCCCGCAGGGGAAAGATCGACGCCGCGCGCATGGCGGTAGAGGAGGGCGGTGCCCAGCGTGGCTTCGAGGTCCGACAGCCGCTTGCTGATGGCCGATGCGGCAATGAATTCGCGCTCCGCGGCGCGCCCGATGCTGCCGAGTTCACAAACGGCCACGAACAGCTGCAGCGACGTGAGGTCGATGCGCCGGGCGAAATTGCGTTCGGAAGGGGTCATACGGGTCTTGGCATCTCGTATGGAGATGGAAGCCCGTATTTTCCCCTTGTTTTCAGGCCTGAGTCATCGTCATGCGCGATGACATTACTGTCGGCGCGCGATGAGCAAAAGAGGCGTCATTGACGCTTCTTGGCCGAATCCTCCATCTTTTCACCTGCCTTCTGCACGTCCTGGCCGGCTCCCCTCCAAGTGTTGCAACCCGACAGTGGCACGGCAAGAGCAAATGCGACGGCGAACAATGCGACAAGCGATTTCATGATGAAACTCCTTCGACTAAGTGCTCTGCAGGCTATCGCCGGCTTCGCGGCGCCGGATGTCAGCCAAGACGCAAAAAAGCTGCCCGAGGGCAGCTTTCCGGCTTGAGCGCAAGCAGCGCGCGTTCAGCGCTTGCCGATGGGCTGCACGTCGCGCTTGGGCGAGCCTTCGAACAGCTGGCGCGGGCGGCCGATCTTGTACTCGGGGTCGCCGATCATTTCGTTCAGCTGCGCAATCCAGCCGACCGTGCGGGCCAGCGCGAAGATCGCGGTGAACAGCGGCACCGGGATGCCGATGGCGCGCTGCACGATGCCCGAGTAGAAGTCGACGTTCGGGTAGAGCTTGCGCGACACGAAGTACTCGTCTTCCAGCGCGATCTTCTCGAGTTCCTTGGCGAGCTTGAACAGCGGGTCTTGTTCCAGGCCCAGCTCGGTCAGCACTTCGTTGCAGGTTTCCTGCATCAGCTTGGCGCGCGGGTCGTAGTTCTTGTACACGCGGTGGCCGAAGCCCATGAGCTTGACGTTCGAGTTCTTGTCCTTGACCTTCTTGATGAACTCGCCGATCTTCTCCACGCCGCCTTCCTTCTGGATGTCGTAGAGCATGTTGAGCGCCGCTTCGTTGGCGCCGCCGTGGGCCGGGCCCCACAGGCATGCCACGCCGGCCGCAATGGCCGCGAAGGGGTTGGTGCCCGACGAGCCGCACAGGCGCACGGTCGAGGTCGAGGCGTTCTGCTCGTGGTCCGCGTGCAGGATGAAGATGCGGTCGAGCGCGCGCTCGAGCACCGGGTTCACCTTGTACTCTTCGCACGGCGTGGCGAACATCATGTGCAGGAAGTTGCCCGCATAGCTGAGGTCGTTCTTCGGGTACATGTACGGCTGGCCGATCGTGTACTTGTAGGCCATGGCCACGAGCGTGGGCATCTTCGCGATCAGGCGGATCGCGGCGATCTCGCGGTGCTCGGGATTGTTGATGTCCGTGCTGTCGTGATAGAAGGCCGACAGGGCGCCCACCAGGCCGGTCATGATGGCCATCGGATGCGCGTCGCGGCGGAAGCCGCGCAGGAAGAACTGCATCTGCTCGTTGACCATCGTGTGGTTGGTCACGAGCTTGGTGAAGTTGGTCTTCTTGGCCTGGTCCGGCAGCTCGCCGTAGAGCAGCAGGTGGCAGGTCTCGAGGAAGTCGCAGTTGGTCGCGAGCTGCTCGATGGGGTAGCCGCGGTACAGCAGTTCGCCCTTGTCGCCGTCGAT from Variovorax sp. V93 includes the following:
- the leuD gene encoding 3-isopropylmalate dehydratase small subunit, translated to MQKFTVHKGLVAPMDRENVDTDAIIPKQFLKSIKRTGFGQNLFDEWRYLDAGFPGQDPASRKPNPDFVLNQPRYAGASILLARKNFGCGSSREHAPWALDQYGFRAIIAPSYADIFFNNSFKNGLLPIVLPEAQVAQLFDETFAFPGYTLTIDLERQVVVKPDGSEFAFDVQAFRKYCLINGLDDIGLTLRHKDKIKAFEAERLAQKPWLAHTMIS
- the leuC gene encoding 3-isopropylmalate dehydratase large subunit codes for the protein MARTLYDKIWDEHVVHTEEDGTAILYIDRHLVHEVTSPQAFEGLRVAGRKLWRISSVVATADHNTPTTGWERGYEGIADPTSKEQVTTLDKNIAEFGAAAFFPFLSKRQGIVHVIGPESGATLPGMTVVCGDSHTSTHGAFGALAHGIGTSEVEHVMATQTLLGKKAKNMLVKVEGKLPFGCTAKDIVLAIIGKIGTAGGTGYTIEFAGSAIRDLSMEGRMTVCNMAIEAGARAGLVAVDEKTISYVKGRPLAPTGVEWDQAVAYWRTLQSDPGATFDAVVELDATQIQPQVTWGTSPEMVVDINGRVPDPDKEKDASKRSAIERALVYMGLEPNKAMNDIFVDKVFIGSCTNSRIEDMREAAAVVKKLGQKVAKNVKLALVVPGSGVVKEQAEREGLDLIFKAAGFEWREPGCSMCLAMNADRLEPGERCASTSNRNFEGRQGAGGRTHLVSPAMAAAAAVHGHFVDVRTFA
- a CDS encoding LysR substrate-binding domain-containing protein, with the protein product MTPSERNFARRIDLTSLQLFVAVCELGSIGRAAEREFIAASAISKRLSDLEATLGTALLYRHARGVDLSPAGESLLHHARSVLYSLEKMQGELSEYAEGVRGHVRVHANISAIVQFLPEDLGAFTREHDAIKIDLEEHLSNEVVRAVQEGAADLGICHIPDGTNELQTLPYRHDRLVLIAPAGHPLATQGPIDFAASLDFDHVGLHTNSSIYVAMHQAALEAGRSVKLRIHVTGLDAMCRMIDNGLGIGVMPQRAFELLQAGIGSRLRSVALNDAWSRREIRLVARDFSTLPVAARTLVNHLHTPTAAHDAAEPLAA
- a CDS encoding entericidin A/B family lipoprotein — translated: MKSLVALFAVAFALAVPLSGCNTWRGAGQDVQKAGEKMEDSAKKRQ
- the gltA gene encoding citrate synthase, whose product is MKASDTKATLSFSNGGDSVELPIYKGTVGPDVIDIRKLYAQTGMFTYDPGFMSTAACQSAITYIDGDKGELLYRGYPIEQLATNCDFLETCHLLLYGELPDQAKKTNFTKLVTNHTMVNEQMQFFLRGFRRDAHPMAIMTGLVGALSAFYHDSTDINNPEHREIAAIRLIAKMPTLVAMAYKYTIGQPYMYPKNDLSYAGNFLHMMFATPCEEYKVNPVLERALDRIFILHADHEQNASTSTVRLCGSSGTNPFAAIAAGVACLWGPAHGGANEAALNMLYDIQKEGGVEKIGEFIKKVKDKNSNVKLMGFGHRVYKNYDPRAKLMQETCNEVLTELGLEQDPLFKLAKELEKIALEDEYFVSRKLYPNVDFYSGIVQRAIGIPVPLFTAIFALARTVGWIAQLNEMIGDPEYKIGRPRQLFEGSPKRDVQPIGKR